Proteins encoded by one window of Nocardioides euryhalodurans:
- a CDS encoding APC family permease, translating to MAPSSAPGPHADDLHLEQLGYTSEFRREMSPWANFALGFTYLSPVVGIYTLFAIALATGGPPMIWWLLIVGLGQLLVALVFGEVVSQFPVAGGVYPWARRLWGVKWAWMTGWVYLIALFATIAGVVYGAGPYLAQLLGFEAGTTSTVTCALILLALALAINLMGTKWLAYAAIIGFTAELLGALAVGAWLLISERVQNLSVVFDTAGVADGGSYFSAFVAAALIGIFQYYGFEACGDVAEEVPDPTRQIPKAMRMTIYVGGAAAIFVCLSLLLAVKDYAAVISGEDPDPVTTILHDAFGVTGTKVVLVVVMVSFLSCALSLMAAASRLMYSYARDEMIAFSHLLRHFQTTRHVPPYAMAVAAAVPAVIVLGSVFSTKALTSIISFATLGIYLGFQMVVLAALRARLKGWRPSGPFSLGHWGMVVNVSALGYGVLAMVNMAWPRTPDVPWYDNWLVLLSAAVGVGVGGIYMVLAKPYLRSDARHGDAVPTREGVKE from the coding sequence ATGGCGCCCAGCAGCGCCCCCGGCCCGCACGCCGACGACCTCCACCTCGAGCAGCTCGGTTACACCTCGGAGTTCCGGCGCGAGATGAGCCCGTGGGCCAACTTCGCGCTCGGGTTCACCTACCTGTCTCCGGTCGTCGGCATCTACACGCTCTTCGCGATCGCCCTCGCGACCGGTGGCCCGCCGATGATCTGGTGGTTGCTGATCGTCGGCCTCGGCCAGCTGCTCGTGGCGCTGGTGTTCGGGGAGGTCGTCTCGCAGTTCCCCGTCGCCGGCGGTGTCTATCCGTGGGCGCGCAGGCTCTGGGGCGTCAAGTGGGCCTGGATGACCGGGTGGGTCTACCTGATCGCCCTGTTCGCCACGATCGCCGGAGTCGTCTACGGTGCCGGCCCCTACCTCGCCCAGCTCCTCGGGTTCGAGGCCGGCACGACCTCGACCGTGACGTGCGCGCTGATCCTGCTCGCCCTCGCCCTGGCCATCAACCTGATGGGCACCAAGTGGCTGGCCTACGCCGCGATCATCGGCTTCACCGCCGAGCTCCTCGGCGCGCTCGCCGTCGGGGCGTGGCTGCTGATCTCGGAGCGGGTCCAGAACCTGTCGGTCGTCTTCGACACCGCCGGCGTGGCCGACGGGGGCAGCTACTTCTCCGCGTTCGTGGCCGCGGCCCTGATCGGCATCTTCCAGTACTACGGCTTCGAGGCCTGCGGCGACGTCGCGGAGGAGGTGCCGGACCCGACGAGGCAGATCCCGAAGGCCATGCGGATGACGATCTACGTCGGCGGCGCCGCCGCCATCTTCGTCTGCCTCTCGCTGCTGCTCGCGGTCAAGGACTACGCGGCCGTCATCAGCGGGGAGGACCCCGACCCGGTGACCACGATCCTCCACGACGCGTTCGGCGTCACCGGCACGAAGGTCGTGCTCGTCGTGGTGATGGTGTCGTTCCTCTCCTGCGCCCTGAGCCTGATGGCCGCCGCAAGCCGGCTGATGTACTCGTACGCCCGCGACGAGATGATCGCCTTCTCGCACCTGCTCCGGCACTTCCAGACCACGCGCCACGTGCCGCCGTACGCCATGGCGGTGGCCGCCGCCGTGCCCGCCGTGATCGTCCTGGGGTCGGTCTTCTCGACCAAGGCGCTGACCTCGATCATCTCCTTCGCCACGCTCGGCATCTACCTCGGCTTCCAGATGGTCGTGCTCGCCGCGCTGCGCGCACGCCTGAAGGGATGGCGGCCGAGCGGTCCGTTCAGCCTCGGGCACTGGGGGATGGTCGTGAACGTGTCCGCCCTGGGCTACGGCGTGCTGGCGATGGTCAACATGGCGTGGCCCCGCACCCCGGACGTGCCCTGGTACGACAACTGGTTGGTCCTGCTCTCGGCCGCCGTCGGTGTCGGGGTCGGCGGGATCTACATGGTGCTCGCCAAGCCCTACCTGCGCAGCGACGCCCGGCACGGGGACGCCGTGCCCACCCGAGAAGGAGTCAAGGAATGA
- a CDS encoding FAD-binding oxidoreductase yields the protein MTIAVERLDELVTALRTVLRDEQILTSKPDRYNRARVPAPFPVHRWSERLPDLAVLPTSTDEVAGVVRIAHDLRVPIVPRDGGTGLTDGAVPLRGGIVVDVKRMNQVKELDLENRTVTVGTGISMLKLNEVLGKHGLFYPDDPASYPCSLVGGRIGTSGWSLIGSRYGHTRDLVLSFDHVLPTGEVMHVGDGIGHKISKSSSGYQLKHLFMGHQGTLGIATEATLKLFPKPEAELSPFWAFDNYDDAYRCVGALARAGVATFAGAVLFDEWKVAYLRRDDEAYIPQPGDVRALVCAVMYGYEDEVRPAGKRLFRIAREHGARYLGDEISEGDWAARHDRYATPLHGRTKSGQVVPMSWHCEDAAINYTDLPSVSKAWHEIVADLRRRTDVFDDWGMFTYTSGNTGVDYLTEIDVGIWEQQLDDRAWEMWVRAKRDIAAVALAHQGSISACHGSCREGEVDLVPDELGRGYDVMLDLKRTLDPHNIMNPGKYLLDRAYDTGAP from the coding sequence ATGACCATCGCGGTGGAGCGTCTCGACGAGCTGGTCACCGCGCTGCGCACCGTGCTGCGCGACGAGCAGATCCTCACCTCGAAGCCGGACCGCTACAACCGGGCCCGGGTCCCCGCCCCGTTCCCGGTGCACCGCTGGTCCGAGCGGCTGCCCGACCTCGCGGTGCTGCCCACCAGCACCGACGAGGTGGCCGGGGTGGTCCGGATCGCCCACGACCTCCGGGTGCCGATCGTGCCGCGCGACGGAGGCACCGGGCTCACCGACGGCGCCGTACCGCTGCGCGGCGGCATCGTCGTCGACGTGAAGCGGATGAACCAGGTCAAGGAGCTCGACCTCGAGAACCGCACGGTGACGGTCGGGACCGGCATCAGCATGCTCAAGCTCAACGAGGTCCTCGGCAAGCACGGCCTCTTCTACCCCGACGACCCGGCGTCGTACCCGTGCTCGCTGGTCGGTGGCCGGATCGGCACCAGCGGCTGGTCGCTGATCGGCTCGCGCTACGGCCACACCCGCGACCTGGTGCTGAGCTTCGACCACGTGCTGCCGACCGGGGAGGTGATGCACGTCGGCGACGGGATCGGCCACAAGATCAGCAAGTCGTCCAGTGGCTACCAGCTCAAGCACCTGTTCATGGGCCACCAGGGCACGCTCGGCATCGCGACGGAGGCCACGCTCAAGCTGTTCCCGAAGCCGGAGGCCGAGCTCTCGCCCTTCTGGGCGTTCGACAACTACGACGACGCCTACCGGTGCGTGGGGGCGCTCGCCCGCGCCGGGGTCGCGACGTTCGCCGGGGCCGTGCTCTTCGACGAGTGGAAGGTCGCCTACCTCCGTCGCGACGACGAGGCCTACATCCCGCAGCCGGGGGACGTACGGGCGCTGGTGTGCGCGGTGATGTACGGCTACGAGGACGAGGTGCGTCCGGCGGGCAAACGGCTCTTCCGGATCGCCCGGGAGCACGGCGCCCGCTACCTCGGCGACGAGATCTCCGAGGGCGACTGGGCCGCGCGCCACGACCGCTACGCGACCCCGCTCCACGGCCGGACGAAGTCGGGCCAGGTGGTGCCGATGAGCTGGCACTGCGAGGACGCCGCGATCAACTACACCGACCTGCCGTCGGTGTCGAAGGCCTGGCACGAGATCGTCGCCGACCTGCGCCGGCGTACGGACGTGTTCGACGACTGGGGCATGTTCACCTACACCTCCGGCAACACCGGCGTCGACTACCTCACCGAGATCGACGTCGGCATCTGGGAGCAGCAGCTCGACGACCGCGCGTGGGAGATGTGGGTCAGGGCGAAGCGCGACATCGCCGCCGTCGCCCTCGCCCACCAGGGCTCGATCAGTGCCTGCCACGGCTCCTGCCGCGAGGGCGAGGTCGACCTGGTGCCGGACGAGCTCGGCCGCGGCTACGACGTGATGCTCGACCTCAAGCGAACGCTGGACCCGCACAACATCATGAATCCCGGGAAGTACCTCCTCGACCGTGCCTACGACACAGGAGCTCCCTGA
- a CDS encoding (Fe-S)-binding protein: protein MTQLDRQGPADPVSVPFTPGMRDNPDELAEMPEEIARAVEEPADPTPTEELTAEWRNASYNCFSSGHKFCREVCPVMQVTRNESWTPTAFHANVVAMDKGELTIEDVAADYVNCTQCGACELRCPNTLFTGDFYRFRTRTVDVVKAVRALAVESGVHQPAWQSWNARTDELTHEPVLGETPIDQEHVRDWSEGLDLPIGGETVLFVDCEAAFYRTSVPRAVAQILQQAGYEFGLMGEQWCCGGPAAEMGYVDQAMRFARHNLDNWRSTGTRRVLVLDPHDYISFTEDYPKYFGEEFDLEVVLVVEVFAELIREGRLTPSVPIERAITYHDPCRLNKRKGIWQEPREILRAIPGLDFSDVDRVTQWSYCSGGGGGLPVEKPELTAAISASRLEKAAALEVDTLVSACPWSERPLTEAGEAVDIDVVDIHELLAESLGITVGGSRNGGAGA from the coding sequence GTGACACAGCTCGACCGGCAGGGCCCAGCGGATCCGGTCTCCGTCCCGTTCACGCCCGGGATGCGCGACAACCCCGACGAGCTGGCGGAGATGCCGGAGGAGATCGCGCGTGCGGTCGAGGAGCCCGCGGACCCGACGCCGACCGAGGAGCTCACCGCGGAGTGGCGCAACGCGTCCTACAACTGCTTCTCCTCCGGCCACAAGTTCTGCCGCGAGGTCTGCCCGGTCATGCAGGTCACCCGCAACGAGTCCTGGACCCCGACGGCGTTCCACGCCAACGTCGTGGCGATGGACAAGGGCGAGCTCACGATCGAGGACGTCGCCGCCGACTACGTGAACTGCACCCAGTGCGGTGCCTGCGAGCTGCGTTGCCCGAACACCCTCTTCACCGGGGACTTCTACCGGTTCCGCACCCGCACCGTCGACGTCGTCAAGGCGGTGCGCGCACTGGCGGTCGAGAGCGGCGTGCACCAGCCGGCCTGGCAGAGCTGGAACGCGCGGACCGACGAGCTGACCCACGAGCCGGTCCTCGGCGAGACCCCGATCGACCAGGAGCACGTGCGCGACTGGTCCGAGGGGCTCGACCTGCCGATCGGAGGGGAGACGGTGCTCTTCGTCGACTGCGAGGCTGCGTTCTACCGGACGTCGGTCCCGCGCGCGGTCGCCCAGATCCTGCAGCAGGCGGGTTACGAGTTCGGGCTGATGGGTGAGCAGTGGTGCTGCGGCGGTCCGGCCGCCGAGATGGGGTACGTCGACCAGGCGATGCGGTTCGCGCGGCACAACCTCGACAACTGGCGCTCCACGGGGACCAGACGGGTGCTCGTGCTCGACCCGCACGACTACATCTCGTTCACCGAGGACTACCCGAAGTACTTCGGCGAGGAGTTCGACCTCGAGGTCGTGCTCGTGGTCGAGGTGTTCGCCGAGCTGATCCGGGAGGGCAGGCTGACTCCCTCGGTGCCGATCGAGCGCGCCATCACCTACCACGACCCCTGTCGGCTCAACAAGCGCAAGGGCATCTGGCAGGAGCCCCGCGAGATCCTGCGCGCGATCCCGGGGCTGGACTTCAGCGACGTCGACCGGGTGACGCAGTGGTCCTACTGCTCGGGCGGCGGCGGCGGTCTCCCGGTCGAGAAGCCCGAGCTCACCGCGGCCATCTCGGCCAGCCGGCTCGAGAAGGCAGCAGCCCTCGAGGTGGACACGCTGGTCAGCGCCTGCCCGTGGTCCGAGCGGCCGCTCACCGAGGCGGGGGAGGCGGTGGACATCGACGTCGTCGACATCCACGAGCTGCTCGCCGAGTCGCTGGGGATCACCGTCGGCGGCTCGCGCAACGGGGGAGCAGGGGCATGA
- a CDS encoding alkaline phosphatase family protein: MARRHLLVALAAVSLVCAGTLVGAQTGAAVRPKPPTPPDKVVVIVVDALSKEIVEKYDMQHVQALMKDGVDTPRGYLGHTGSVTVVTHNVITSGMLPKNMGWTNEGYRDVDGVLGDPGGLYITSNFGYDEMSALQEHAGYPHLSDYLDDTGKVFTVSPKGYAAYGLSGPGSADTSVSTFTSADPCEVGGVRWRKPTGPGVPSYIEGSCGSRYWVERDKGYDTLQFPAQLYPATDDRYVVGDEPGHQGGDIWATDAALQIMAEERDAWSGLLVSLPGIDKAAHMWGGVNDPEDATPGFDPMTHMEFATATADAQVGRIMDALEESGELDSTLVVLTADHGSVAAAEGHWHGDFEPVDDYGYYNWYYGDPENDDPYDQPQEALQPLIDTENVGLSYSDSSLNVWLEDRSRASVAEAAAVMKRLPDVTAVWQRRGDHFDRVSRVRWDRMTSGGERSWFARKAQELVDTQAAPYGPDLVATLPDDTTYSVLGDHGGIQRTSQQIPIVFAGAGLSGKDLRAEVRSVDIMPTILRALGITPSYDMDGKAYRLPRTRP; the protein is encoded by the coding sequence ATGGCTCGTCGTCATCTTCTCGTCGCTCTCGCGGCCGTCAGCCTCGTCTGTGCCGGCACGCTCGTCGGCGCCCAGACCGGCGCCGCGGTCAGGCCGAAGCCGCCGACCCCGCCCGACAAGGTCGTGGTCATCGTCGTCGACGCCCTCAGCAAGGAGATCGTCGAGAAGTACGACATGCAGCACGTCCAGGCCCTCATGAAGGACGGCGTCGACACCCCGCGCGGATACCTCGGCCACACCGGGTCGGTGACCGTGGTGACCCACAACGTGATCACCTCCGGCATGCTCCCGAAGAACATGGGGTGGACCAACGAGGGCTACCGGGACGTCGACGGGGTCCTCGGCGATCCGGGTGGGCTCTACATCACCAGCAACTTCGGATACGACGAGATGTCCGCGCTGCAGGAGCACGCGGGCTACCCGCACCTGTCGGACTACCTCGACGACACCGGCAAGGTCTTCACCGTCAGCCCGAAGGGGTACGCCGCCTACGGCCTCAGCGGCCCCGGGTCGGCCGACACGTCGGTCTCGACATTCACCAGCGCCGACCCCTGCGAGGTCGGTGGTGTGCGGTGGCGGAAGCCGACCGGTCCCGGCGTGCCGTCGTACATCGAGGGCAGCTGTGGCTCGCGCTACTGGGTGGAGCGCGACAAGGGCTACGACACGCTGCAGTTCCCTGCCCAGCTCTACCCGGCGACCGACGACCGCTACGTCGTCGGTGACGAGCCGGGCCACCAGGGGGGCGACATCTGGGCCACCGACGCCGCGCTCCAGATCATGGCCGAGGAGCGGGACGCGTGGAGCGGCCTGCTCGTCAGCCTGCCCGGCATCGACAAGGCCGCCCACATGTGGGGCGGTGTCAACGACCCGGAGGACGCCACGCCGGGCTTCGACCCGATGACCCACATGGAGTTCGCGACGGCGACCGCCGACGCTCAGGTGGGCCGGATCATGGACGCCCTCGAGGAGAGTGGCGAGCTCGACAGCACGCTGGTCGTGCTCACCGCCGACCACGGGTCGGTCGCCGCGGCGGAGGGCCACTGGCACGGTGACTTCGAGCCGGTCGACGACTACGGCTACTACAACTGGTACTACGGCGACCCCGAGAACGACGACCCCTACGACCAGCCGCAGGAGGCCCTGCAGCCGCTGATCGACACGGAGAACGTCGGGCTCTCCTACAGCGACTCCTCTCTCAACGTCTGGCTGGAGGACCGGTCGCGGGCATCGGTCGCCGAGGCGGCCGCTGTCATGAAGAGGCTCCCCGACGTCACCGCCGTGTGGCAGCGACGCGGTGACCACTTCGACCGGGTCTCCCGGGTCCGGTGGGACCGCATGACATCCGGTGGCGAGAGGTCGTGGTTCGCCCGCAAGGCACAGGAGCTGGTCGACACCCAGGCAGCCCCCTACGGTCCCGACCTGGTCGCGACACTGCCTGACGACACGACCTACTCGGTCCTCGGCGACCATGGCGGCATCCAGCGGACGTCGCAGCAGATCCCGATCGTGTTCGCCGGTGCCGGCCTGTCCGGCAAGGACCTGCGCGCCGAGGTGAGGTCGGTCGACATCATGCCGACCATCCTCAGGGCGTTGGGCATCACGCCGTCGTACGACATGGACGGCAAGGCCTACCGACTGCCCAGGACCAGGCCCTAG
- a CDS encoding DsrE/DsrF/DrsH-like family protein — MTTTQSAPIIPSFDEEETGRTLAIICSKGNLDMAYPGLILANAALGEGIETHLFFTFWGFDMINKKTMGDLKFTMLGNTATHMPQGLGGLPGMTAMATHQMKKSIEEIGVPEVPEFLQQIVDSGGHLWACRMSADMQHLEEADLYDEVEGIISASDFIEKTDGAQLLFI; from the coding sequence ATGACCACCACGCAGAGCGCCCCGATCATCCCGTCCTTCGACGAGGAGGAGACCGGGCGCACGCTCGCGATCATCTGCTCCAAGGGCAACCTGGACATGGCCTATCCCGGCCTGATCCTGGCCAACGCCGCCCTCGGCGAGGGCATCGAGACCCACCTGTTCTTCACGTTCTGGGGCTTCGACATGATCAACAAGAAGACGATGGGCGACCTGAAGTTCACGATGCTCGGCAACACCGCGACGCACATGCCGCAGGGTCTCGGAGGCCTGCCCGGGATGACCGCGATGGCCACCCACCAGATGAAGAAGTCGATCGAGGAGATCGGGGTGCCCGAGGTGCCCGAGTTCCTCCAGCAGATCGTCGACTCCGGTGGCCACCTGTGGGCCTGCCGGATGTCTGCTGACATGCAGCACCTGGAGGAGGCCGACCTCTACGACGAGGTCGAGGGCATCATCAGCGCGTCCGACTTCATCGAGAAGACCGACGGGGCCCAGCTGCTCTTCATCTAG
- a CDS encoding TusE/DsrC/DsvC family sulfur relay protein: MPTTTIDNHEIHVDDEGFMTQYDEWTEDLGTVLAAQIGIEMSDEHWKAIRFLRSDFPEHGETATLRRVATVGGIPTKQLFTLFPKKPAKKMAYVAGLPKPRGCV, translated from the coding sequence ATGCCCACCACCACGATCGACAACCACGAGATCCACGTCGACGACGAGGGGTTCATGACCCAGTACGACGAGTGGACCGAGGACCTCGGCACGGTGCTCGCCGCCCAGATCGGGATCGAGATGAGCGACGAGCACTGGAAGGCGATCCGCTTCCTGCGCAGCGACTTCCCCGAGCACGGTGAGACCGCGACGCTGCGTCGGGTCGCGACGGTCGGCGGCATCCCGACCAAGCAGCTGTTCACCCTCTTCCCCAAGAAGCCGGCCAAGAAGATGGCCTACGTCGCCGGGCTGCCCAAGCCCCGCGGTTGCGTGTGA
- the sqr gene encoding type III sulfide quinone reductase, selenoprotein subtype: MKHLVILGGGTAGTMIANKLRHRLDRTEWRIAVVDRDDEHHYQPGYLFVPFGGYTHEQVVRSRHTFLPDGVDFVFGSVDEIDTGENVVRLDSGRALPYDQLVIATGSTPRPDQTPGMLGPEWRRSIFDFYTLEGAEALADALARFDGGRLVVHVTEMPIKCPVAPLEFTFLVEAWLRERGIRDQVELVFVTPLDGAFTKPVASAHLGGMLDERKVHVETDFLVERIDSERKVLVSYDDREVPFDLLVTVPLNMGADFVARSGLGDELNYVPVDKHTQLSTEFDNIFAIGDASDIPASKAGSVAHFSVEIFVDNFLQHIAGRPMTGAFDGHANCFVESGDDKALLIDFNYDTEPLTGKYPLPVVGPMDLLKETRANHLGKLAFRWIYWNVLLPGRPVPLPALMSMAGKHVPTTAPEKQEA, encoded by the coding sequence ATGAAGCACCTGGTGATCCTCGGCGGTGGCACGGCCGGGACCATGATCGCGAACAAGCTGCGGCACCGGCTGGACCGCACCGAGTGGAGGATCGCCGTCGTCGACCGTGACGACGAGCACCACTACCAGCCGGGCTACCTGTTCGTGCCCTTCGGCGGGTACACCCACGAGCAGGTCGTGAGGTCGCGGCACACCTTCCTCCCGGACGGCGTCGACTTCGTCTTCGGCTCGGTCGACGAGATCGACACGGGGGAGAACGTCGTACGCCTCGACAGCGGGCGTGCGCTGCCCTACGACCAGCTCGTCATCGCCACCGGCTCGACGCCGCGCCCGGACCAGACGCCCGGGATGCTCGGCCCGGAGTGGCGGCGCAGCATCTTCGACTTCTACACGCTCGAGGGCGCCGAGGCCCTCGCGGACGCGCTCGCCCGCTTCGACGGCGGAAGGCTGGTCGTGCACGTCACCGAGATGCCGATCAAGTGCCCGGTGGCGCCCCTGGAGTTCACCTTCCTCGTGGAGGCCTGGCTGCGTGAGCGCGGGATCCGCGACCAGGTGGAGCTGGTCTTCGTCACCCCGCTGGACGGGGCGTTCACCAAGCCGGTGGCCTCGGCACACCTGGGCGGGATGCTCGACGAGCGCAAGGTGCACGTGGAGACCGACTTCCTGGTCGAGCGGATCGACTCGGAGCGGAAGGTGCTCGTCTCCTACGACGACCGCGAGGTCCCCTTCGACCTGCTGGTGACGGTCCCGCTCAACATGGGGGCCGACTTCGTCGCGCGCTCCGGGCTCGGCGACGAGCTCAACTACGTGCCCGTCGACAAGCACACCCAGCTCTCGACCGAGTTCGACAACATCTTCGCCATCGGGGACGCGAGCGACATCCCGGCTTCGAAGGCCGGCTCCGTCGCGCACTTCTCGGTCGAGATCTTCGTCGACAACTTCCTGCAGCACATCGCGGGACGACCGATGACCGGGGCCTTCGACGGGCACGCCAACTGCTTCGTGGAGTCCGGCGACGACAAGGCGCTCCTGATCGACTTCAACTACGACACCGAACCCCTGACGGGCAAGTACCCCCTCCCTGTCGTCGGCCCGATGGACCTGCTCAAGGAGACCCGGGCCAACCACCTCGGCAAGCTCGCCTTCCGCTGGATCTACTGGAACGTCCTGCTCCCCGGGCGTCCCGTCCCGCTCCCGGCACTGATGTCGATGGCGGGGAAGCACGTGCCCACGACCGCACCAGAGAAGCAGGAGGCCTGA
- a CDS encoding FAD-binding oxidoreductase encodes MTTDESFASVGAGSTAWTTGRIITKDFPAPHLVRLRMHVEDRHRHWPGQHYLIRLRAPDDYTAQRSYSVASDDSDPLVEFLVERLPAGEVSEFLADVAEVGDLLEMRGPIGRWFRWDTYTPALCLVGGTGVVPAVAMTRAARHHGRSDLIRVMAVGRSPEALPYAEELAAAGAAIVYTRHPTSARPPGPPTRAEITPLLAGTQLAYVCGSSRFADFAETLLVEAGLSAEAIRVERFGVTG; translated from the coding sequence GTGACCACGGATGAGTCCTTCGCGTCGGTGGGTGCGGGTTCGACGGCGTGGACCACCGGACGCATCATCACCAAGGACTTCCCCGCACCACACCTCGTGCGGCTCCGCATGCACGTCGAGGATCGCCATCGCCACTGGCCCGGCCAGCACTACCTCATCCGGTTGCGTGCCCCCGACGACTACACGGCCCAGCGCTCCTACTCCGTCGCGTCCGACGACAGCGACCCCCTCGTCGAGTTCCTCGTCGAGAGGCTCCCTGCCGGAGAAGTCTCGGAGTTCCTGGCCGACGTGGCCGAGGTGGGGGATCTCCTCGAGATGCGAGGCCCGATCGGGCGCTGGTTCAGATGGGACACCTACACCCCGGCGCTGTGCCTGGTCGGCGGGACCGGCGTCGTCCCTGCGGTCGCGATGACCCGTGCGGCACGACACCACGGCCGCTCCGACCTGATCCGTGTGATGGCCGTCGGGCGCAGCCCTGAAGCGCTGCCCTACGCCGAGGAGCTGGCCGCGGCCGGCGCCGCCATCGTCTACACCCGTCATCCCACCAGTGCCCGCCCGCCGGGACCCCCGACCCGGGCAGAGATCACCCCGCTCCTCGCGGGTACCCAGCTCGCGTACGTCTGCGGGTCGTCCCGGTTCGCCGACTTCGCGGAGACCCTCCTGGTCGAGGCTGGTCTGAGCGCAGAGGCGATCCGCGTCGAGCGGTTCGGCGTCACCGGCTGA
- a CDS encoding sulfite oxidase-like oxidoreductase, whose protein sequence is MPATRGFFRRRPDGPAGRLPPGQYDVGGNWPVLTAEVTPRIDRESWTLGVDGLVDRPTTWTWDEVQQLPRSSYHGDIHCVTTWSKFDVVFAGVSVDSLLEAAGPDPRAEFMIAHSSTGYTTNLPLADVTGGKAWVVWEYDGRPLTAEHGGPVRLLVPHLYFWKSAKWISRLELTVEDRAGFWERNGYHDRGDPWLEQRYQGDP, encoded by the coding sequence ATGCCGGCGACCCGAGGATTCTTCCGACGACGACCCGACGGCCCCGCGGGCCGCCTGCCTCCCGGGCAGTACGACGTGGGTGGGAACTGGCCGGTCCTGACTGCCGAGGTGACGCCGCGGATCGACCGCGAGTCCTGGACCCTGGGCGTGGATGGTCTCGTGGACCGGCCGACGACCTGGACCTGGGACGAGGTGCAGCAGCTGCCGAGGTCGTCGTACCACGGTGACATCCACTGCGTGACGACCTGGTCGAAGTTCGACGTGGTGTTCGCCGGTGTCTCCGTCGACAGCCTCCTCGAGGCTGCCGGGCCAGATCCGCGGGCAGAGTTCATGATCGCCCATTCCTCGACCGGCTACACGACCAACCTGCCCTTGGCGGACGTCACCGGCGGCAAGGCGTGGGTCGTGTGGGAGTACGACGGGCGACCCCTGACGGCCGAGCACGGTGGCCCGGTACGGCTGCTGGTCCCGCACCTGTACTTCTGGAAGTCCGCGAAGTGGATCAGCCGGCTCGAGCTGACGGTGGAGGACCGCGCCGGGTTCTGGGAGCGCAACGGCTACCACGACCGCGGGGACCCGTGGCTCGAGCAGCGCTACCAGGGTGATCCGTGA
- a CDS encoding MBL fold metallo-hydrolase, whose translation MGDRARPVILTHVGGPTVLIELGGWRLLTDPTFDPAGGHYAFGWGTSSDKVVGPALSSTELPDLDAVLLSHDHHGDNLDRAGRALLPAVPTVLTTRSGARRLALQGVRGLRAGERTVLRVADRAPLEVTATAARHGPPLSRPIAGAVVGFLLRCDGTTVWVTGDTVLHGALRRFARDLRVDVLVVHVGGVQFGLTGPVRYTLTGSRAMELVGLALPKVAVPVHYEGWSHFVDGPAGLAAAIADAPADVRDRVRRLPIGTPIKL comes from the coding sequence ATGGGCGATCGCGCACGCCCGGTGATCCTCACCCACGTCGGCGGGCCGACCGTCCTCATCGAGCTCGGCGGCTGGCGGCTGCTCACCGACCCCACGTTCGACCCGGCCGGCGGACACTACGCGTTCGGGTGGGGCACCTCCTCGGACAAGGTCGTCGGCCCCGCGCTGTCGAGCACCGAGCTCCCGGATCTGGACGCGGTGCTGCTCTCCCACGACCACCACGGCGACAACCTCGACCGTGCCGGCCGGGCCTTGCTGCCGGCTGTGCCGACGGTGCTCACCACCCGAAGCGGGGCTCGTCGGCTGGCGCTGCAGGGTGTCCGCGGCCTGCGAGCCGGGGAACGGACCGTCCTCCGGGTGGCCGACCGCGCGCCGCTGGAGGTGACGGCAACTGCAGCGCGGCACGGGCCCCCGCTGTCGCGGCCGATCGCTGGCGCGGTGGTGGGGTTTCTGCTCCGGTGTGACGGCACCACGGTCTGGGTGACCGGCGACACGGTGCTCCACGGCGCGTTGCGGCGGTTCGCCCGGGACCTGAGGGTCGATGTGCTGGTCGTCCACGTCGGAGGCGTGCAGTTCGGCCTGACCGGTCCGGTGCGGTACACGCTCACCGGCAGCCGGGCGATGGAGCTCGTGGGCCTCGCGCTGCCTAAGGTGGCGGTGCCGGTGCACTACGAGGGCTGGTCGCACTTCGTCGACGGGCCCGCCGGGTTGGCGGCAGCCATCGCGGACGCACCCGCAGACGTGCGAGACCGCGTCCGCCGGCTTCCGATCGGCACGCCGATCAAGCTGTGA